One Rosa chinensis cultivar Old Blush chromosome 5, RchiOBHm-V2, whole genome shotgun sequence genomic region harbors:
- the LOC121049472 gene encoding probable LRR receptor-like serine/threonine-protein kinase At1g56130, translating to MSTRVAGTFGYLAPEYAMRGHLTEKTDVFAYGVVILEIVSGRPNSDPSLESDMVYLLELAWNLHENEREVDLVDSRLSEFNEEEARRIINIGLLCTQSSPMLRPPMSRVIGMLAGDIEVTPAISKPGYLTDWRFDDVTSQTKYGSTGTSLGTDMSTRGTDFSFYHSSASTSVMGDAGQLPSNATLPILNNTNGDGR from the exons ATGAGTACTCGGGTTGCAGGAACATT TGGGTATCTTGCACCGGAATATGCTATGCGTGGACACTTGACAGAGAAAACCGATGTGTTTGCCTATGGTGTTGTCATTCTAGAAATTGTCAGCGGTAGGCCAAATTCTGATCCAAGTTTGGAAAGCGATATGGTTTATCTTCTTGAATTG GCTTGGAACTTGCATGAAAACGAACGTGAAGTTGATCTAGTAGACTCTAGATTATCCGAATTCAATGAGGAAGAAGCAAGACGAATTATCAACATAGGACTTTTGTGCACTCAATCATCACCAATGCTACGACCACCTATGTCTCGCGTGATTGGAATGCTTGCAGGAGATATTGAAGTGACTCCTGCTATTTCAAAGCCCGGTTACTTGACAGACTGGAGATTTGATGATGTAACCAGCCAAACGAAATATGGGAGTACTGGCACCAGTCTAGGAACTGATATGTCAACTAGAGGAACTGACTTCAGCTTTTACCACTCATCGGCAAGTACAAGCGTGATGGGGGATGCAGGGCAATTACCTTCAAATGCCACTCTTCCCATACTCAATAATACTAATGGTGATGGTAGGTGA
- the LOC112164183 gene encoding putative pentatricopeptide repeat-containing protein At1g12700, mitochondrial: MGFSLSVLGKFFKLGLQPDVFTFTTLINGFVLHNQVPEAARIFTKMLEEGRCKPNVVTCNTLIKGFCMRGNNRAAIQLLRNMEERGCQPDIVSYSTIIDSLCKDTLIDEAMNLFSEMTSGGTFNILVDTFSKEEMVVEAKSVVDMMIQRHIEPDTITYNSLMDGYCLRGEMDEASQVFDLMISKGSMVNVWSCNTLINGYCKGKKVDKANEIFKEMRHMELLPNTITYNTLIDGLCKAGRLQEAEKLFSQMLACGQLPDVQTYAVLLDGLCNNQQLSTAIELLKEMEANKVELNIVVYTLVIEGLCKAGTIESASVLFCGLSSKEVQPNVRTYTQKSCRENWEGKDVLQMVAPITHYPRVVIC, translated from the exons ATGGGCTTTAGCTTATCTGTCTTGGGTAAATTCTTCAAGTTGGGGCTTCAACCAGACGTCTTCACCTTCACCACTCTAATCAACGGCTTTGTTCTCCACAATCAAGTGCCTGAGGCTGCACGAATTTTCACCAAAATGCTGGAGGAAGGTCGTTGTAAGCCCAATGTGGTTACTTGCAACACACTTATAAAGGGCTTTTGCATGAGAGGAAACAACAGAGCTGCAATTCAATTACTTAGGAACATGGAAGAAAGAGGATGCCAGCCTGACATAGTTTCCTATAGCACCATCATCGACAGTCTTTGCAAGGATACACTTATTGATGAAGCAATGAACCTCTTCTCGGAAATGACTAGTGGAG GCACCTTCAATATCTTGGTTGATACATTCTCTAAGGAGGAGATGGTTGTGGAAGCCAAAAGTGTGGTTGACATGATGATTCAAAGACATATTGAGCCTGATACGATTACTTACAACTCACTTATGGACGGTTACTGTCTGCGAGGAGAAATGGACGAGGCAAGTCAAGTTTTTGATCTTATGATTAGCAAGGGCTCCATGGTTAATGTTTGGAGTTGTAACACATTGATTAACGGATATTGCAAGGGTAAAAAGGTTGATAAGGCTAACGAGATTTTCAAGGAAATGCGTCATATGGAATTACTTCCCAATACCATTACTTATAACACTCTTATTGATGGTCTTTGCAAAGCGGGGAGACTACAAGAAGCAGAAAAGTTGTTCTCTCAGATGCTAGCTTGTGGCCAGCTTCCAGATGTTCAAACCTATGCTGTTTTGCTTGATGGCCTGTGTAACAACCAGCAACTTTCTACGGCAATAGAATTGCTTAAAGAAATGGAAGCCAACAAAGTAGAACTTAATATTGTCGTTTACACTCTTGTTATTGAAGGTTTGTGCAAAGCTGGAACAATTGAATCCGCAAGTGTTCTCTTCTGTGGTTTGTCATCAAAAGAAGTTCAGCCTAATGTCAGAACATACACT CAGAAAAGTTGCCGAGAGAACTGGGAGGGAAAGGATGTTCTCCAAATGGTTGCACCTATAACACATTATCCGAGGGTTGTTATTTGTTAA